A window from Salmo trutta chromosome 29, fSalTru1.1, whole genome shotgun sequence encodes these proteins:
- the LOC115167217 gene encoding cell cycle progression protein 1 isoform X6 produces the protein MSESSSDTESSCGWTIISNEGSDIEALGPENGLECGSDLPESAVLGPELLQDQPTSLSAECTEERGESSLDATLKEETLDETLSASEAGGEVAGDEHVTLCSSSDHSDIVTLGDTRETELGPWDEQAVEEEEEEEGAVSEELYLGTSSSSQYTFSAAETVFPVVADSSSSEDEGGEQVTPVVRRRRVRKSTTSSVADHGEEVQESGHSDREETLEEEQKEVQEEEVQQEPHIAPPPQGHVSGTLNKCILLALIIAISMGFGHFYGTVQVQERQKIVEKICGVNDLGNSRDLQPQCHKGPNVINKDVVKSLREDLKDKSDMMLSLTGIIDKLTKENQDLRSKQAQLQAQKEDLVMKLKQTGEERVKIESQQNHLMVENQLLKSSLEREEESLSTLQEELRNLRSQIRDLEETGAGADFILSENQRLKDHLEEETQRLRSFLSQREALMAEAQTLRRELDNERRVTDQLREQLSSRNTRAGGEADLETKELQSRLMELQKKLSFEQQRSDLWLRLYVETKEDRAKGDKQAKVKKSKDGVIGKVKDTFDAVKNSTKEFVHHHKEQITKAKEAVKENLRKFSDSVKSTFRHFKDSASRMMDKTYRPHNRRFHERKDAKTEQQEHHRDHGNKHSEEEPWQSRTHKPLHHHPRKSTDDSFQAHRNTRKSGSKVEEDPDAEQQQRGVPKGCSGVFDCAYQESMSLFNKAMDPIRADEFNQLLHSYLQQEVDHFHHWTELESFIKNFFHNGVFIHDQMLFTDFVSGVEDYLEDMDDYHGHNDDVFEDLDEYVYRHFFGDTYSKRYGSSRPFEGPDTDTKEERLAKHQQRNQRARPQRERKWSRAGRNTDRHMADVKIELGPMPFDPKY, from the exons ATGTCAGAGAGCTCAAGTGACACAGAGTCCTCCTGTGGGTGGACTATCATAAGTAATGAA GGTTCAGATATTGAGGCCCTGGGGCCAGAGAACGGCCTGGAATGTGGGTCTGATCTCCCAGAGAGCGCAGTGCTGGGGCCAGAGCTGCTGCAGGAccaacccacctctctctctg CTGAGTGCACTGAGGAGAGGGGTGAGTCATCTCTTGATGCCACTCTGAAAGAAGAAACCTTAGACGAGACATTGTCTGCTTCTGAG GCTGGAGGTGAGGTGGCCGGGGACGAGCATGTGACTCTGTGCTCCTCCAGCGACCACTCTGACATTGTGACTCTGGGGGACACGAGGGAGACTGAGCTCGGGCCTTGGGATGAGCAggcagtggaggaggaggaggaggaggagggagcagtCAGTGAGGAGCTCTACCTGGGCACCTCCTCCAGCAGCCAGTACACCTTCAGCGCAGCAGAGACTG TTTTCCCTGTGGTTGCAGACTCCAGCAGCAGtgaggatgagggaggagagcAGGTCACCCCAGTAGTGCGGAGGCGCAGGGTGAGGAAGAGCACCACTAGCTCTGTGGCTGACCATGGAGAGGAGGTGCAGGAGTCTGGCCACAGTGACCGAGAGGAGACTCTagaggaggagcagaaggaggtacaggaggaggaggtgcaGCAGGAACCTCACATTGCTCCCCCACCTCAAGGCCATGTCAGCGGCACCCTTAACAAATGTATCCTACTAGCCCTCATCATCGCCATCAGCATGGGCTTTGGTCACTTCTATG GCACAGTACAGGTTCAGGAGAGACAGAAGATTGTGGAGAAGATCTGTGGAGTGAACGACCTTGGTAATTCGAGAGATCTGCAGCCTCAGTGTCATAAAGGACCAAATGTCATCAACAAG GACGTGGTTAAGAGTCTGAGAGAAGACCTAAAGGACAAGAGTGACATGATGCTGTCTCTCACAGGGATTATCGACAAGCTTACTAAAGAGAACCAGGATCTCAGATCCAAACAGGCCCAGCTACAG GCCCAGAAAGAAGACTTGGTCATGAAACTGAAGCAGACTGGTGAAGAGAGGGTTAAGATTGAGTCTCAGCAGAATCACCTGATGGTGGAGAACCAGCTGCTGAAGAGCTCCCTGGAGCGTGAGGAGGAGTCCCTGTCCACCCTTCAGGAGGAGCTGAGGAACCTGCGCTCCCAGATCCGAGACCTGGAGGAGACTGGGGCCGGGGCCGACTTCATACTGTCTGAGAACCAGAGGCTGAAGGACCACCTGGAGGAGGAGACGCAGCGCCTCCGTAGCTTCCTGAGCCAGAGGGAGGCCCTGATGGCTGAGGCCCAGACGCTGAGGAGGGAGCTGGATAATGAGCGGAGGGTGACTGACCAGCTAAGGGAGCAGCTGAGCAGCCGCAACACCAGGGCCGGAGGAGAGGCCGACCTGGAGACAAAGGAGCTGCAGTCACGGCTCATGGAGTTGCAGAAGAAGCTGAGCTTTGAGCAGCAGCGCTCCGACCTTTGGTTGAGGCTCTATGTGGAAACCAAAGAGGACCGGGCAAAGGGAGACAAGCAGGCCAAAGTCAAGAAGTCCAAGGACGGCGTGATAGGGAAGGTTAAAGATACTTTTGATGCGGTGAAGAACTCCACCAAGGAGTTTGTGCACCATCACAAAGAGCAGATAACGAAAGCCAAAGAGGCTGTGAAAGAGAATCTGAGGAAGTTCTCAGATTCTGTGAAATCCACCTTCCGCCACTTCAAGGACTCTGCTTCGCGTATGATGGACAAGACTTACCGGCCTCACAATCGGAGGTTTCACGAGAGGAAGGATGCCAAGACTGAGCAGCAGGAGCATCATAGAGATCATGGAAACAAGCACTCAGAGGAGGAACCATGGCAGTCCAGAACCCACAAGCCCCTGCATCATCACCCTCGTAAATCCACTGACGACTCTTTCCAGGCACACCGTAACACCCGGAAGTCAGGGAGTAAAGTTGAGGAGGACCCAGACGCTGAGCAACAACAAAGAGGAGTGCCCAAAGGTTGCTCTGGGGTTTTCGACTGTGCCTACCAAGAATCCATGAGCCTCTTCAACAAAGCCATGGACCCCATAAGAGCAGATGAGTTCAACCAGCTGCTTCACAGCTACCTCCAGCAGGAGGTTGACCACTTCCACCACTGGACTGAGCTGGAGAGCTTTATTAAAAATTTCTTTCACAACGGCGTCTTCATCCACGATCAGATGCTGTTCACAGACTTTGTTAGTGGTGTGGAAGACTACCTGGAGGACATGGATGACTACCATGGCCACAACGATGACGTCTTTGAAGATCTTGACGAGTATGTCTACAGGCACTTCTTTGGAGATACCTACTCAAAACGTTATGGGTCAAG TAGACCCTTTGAGGGGCCAGATACGGATACTAAAGAAGAAAGACTAGCAAAGCACCAGCAGCGCAATCAGAGGGCCCGGCCacaaagagagaggaagtggagcagagcaggacggaacacagacagacacatggctGATGTAAAAATAGAGTTGGGTCCTATGCCCTTTGATCCCAAATATTGA
- the LOC115167217 gene encoding cell cycle progression protein 1 isoform X3 yields MSESSSDTESSCGWTIISNEGSDIEALGPENGLECGSDLPESAVLGPELLQDQPTSLSAECTEERGESSLDATLKEETLDETLSASEAGGEVAGDEHVTLCSSSDHSDIVTLGDTRETELGPWDEQAVEEEEEEEGAVSEELYLGTSSSSQYTFSAAETARLMMGHWKLPQSLWDLGCHLKGQMSGSRSLSVFPVVADSSSSEDEGGEQVTPVVRRRRVRKSTTSSVADHGEEVQESGHSDREETLEEEQKEVQEEEVQQEPHIAPPPQGHVSGTLNKCILLALIIAISMGFGHFYGTVQVQERQKIVEKICGVNDLGNSRDLQPQCHKGPNVINKDVVKSLREDLKDKSDMMLSLTGIIDKLTKENQDLRSKQAQLQAQKEDLVMKLKQTGEERVKIESQQNHLMVENQLLKSSLEREEESLSTLQEELRNLRSQIRDLEETGAGADFILSENQRLKDHLEEETQRLRSFLSQREALMAEAQTLRRELDNERRVTDQLREQLSSRNTRAGGEADLETKELQSRLMELQKKLSFEQQRSDLWLRLYVETKEDRAKGDKQAKVKKSKDGVIGKVKDTFDAVKNSTKEFVHHHKEQITKAKEAVKENLRKFSDSVKSTFRHFKDSASRMMDKTYRPHNRRFHERKDAKTEQQEHHRDHGNKHSEEEPWQSRTHKPLHHHPRKSTDDSFQAHRNTRKSGSKVEEDPDAEQQQRGVPKGCSGVFDCAYQESMSLFNKAMDPIRADEFNQLLHSYLQQEVDHFHHWTELESFIKNFFHNGVFIHDQMLFTDFVSGVEDYLEDMDDYHGHNDDVFEDLDEYVYRHFFGDTYSKRYGSSRPFEGPDTDTKEERLAKHQQRNQRARPQRERKWSRAGRNTDRHMADVKIELGPMPFDPKY; encoded by the exons ATGTCAGAGAGCTCAAGTGACACAGAGTCCTCCTGTGGGTGGACTATCATAAGTAATGAA GGTTCAGATATTGAGGCCCTGGGGCCAGAGAACGGCCTGGAATGTGGGTCTGATCTCCCAGAGAGCGCAGTGCTGGGGCCAGAGCTGCTGCAGGAccaacccacctctctctctg CTGAGTGCACTGAGGAGAGGGGTGAGTCATCTCTTGATGCCACTCTGAAAGAAGAAACCTTAGACGAGACATTGTCTGCTTCTGAG GCTGGAGGTGAGGTGGCCGGGGACGAGCATGTGACTCTGTGCTCCTCCAGCGACCACTCTGACATTGTGACTCTGGGGGACACGAGGGAGACTGAGCTCGGGCCTTGGGATGAGCAggcagtggaggaggaggaggaggaggagggagcagtCAGTGAGGAGCTCTACCTGGGCACCTCCTCCAGCAGCCAGTACACCTTCAGCGCAGCAGAGACTG CCAGGCTGATGATGGGCCACTGGAAGCTTCCACAGAGTCTGTGGGACTTGGGCTGTCATCTGAAAGGGCAGATGTCTGGCAGCCGTTCTCTCTCAG TTTTCCCTGTGGTTGCAGACTCCAGCAGCAGtgaggatgagggaggagagcAGGTCACCCCAGTAGTGCGGAGGCGCAGGGTGAGGAAGAGCACCACTAGCTCTGTGGCTGACCATGGAGAGGAGGTGCAGGAGTCTGGCCACAGTGACCGAGAGGAGACTCTagaggaggagcagaaggaggtacaggaggaggaggtgcaGCAGGAACCTCACATTGCTCCCCCACCTCAAGGCCATGTCAGCGGCACCCTTAACAAATGTATCCTACTAGCCCTCATCATCGCCATCAGCATGGGCTTTGGTCACTTCTATG GCACAGTACAGGTTCAGGAGAGACAGAAGATTGTGGAGAAGATCTGTGGAGTGAACGACCTTGGTAATTCGAGAGATCTGCAGCCTCAGTGTCATAAAGGACCAAATGTCATCAACAAG GACGTGGTTAAGAGTCTGAGAGAAGACCTAAAGGACAAGAGTGACATGATGCTGTCTCTCACAGGGATTATCGACAAGCTTACTAAAGAGAACCAGGATCTCAGATCCAAACAGGCCCAGCTACAG GCCCAGAAAGAAGACTTGGTCATGAAACTGAAGCAGACTGGTGAAGAGAGGGTTAAGATTGAGTCTCAGCAGAATCACCTGATGGTGGAGAACCAGCTGCTGAAGAGCTCCCTGGAGCGTGAGGAGGAGTCCCTGTCCACCCTTCAGGAGGAGCTGAGGAACCTGCGCTCCCAGATCCGAGACCTGGAGGAGACTGGGGCCGGGGCCGACTTCATACTGTCTGAGAACCAGAGGCTGAAGGACCACCTGGAGGAGGAGACGCAGCGCCTCCGTAGCTTCCTGAGCCAGAGGGAGGCCCTGATGGCTGAGGCCCAGACGCTGAGGAGGGAGCTGGATAATGAGCGGAGGGTGACTGACCAGCTAAGGGAGCAGCTGAGCAGCCGCAACACCAGGGCCGGAGGAGAGGCCGACCTGGAGACAAAGGAGCTGCAGTCACGGCTCATGGAGTTGCAGAAGAAGCTGAGCTTTGAGCAGCAGCGCTCCGACCTTTGGTTGAGGCTCTATGTGGAAACCAAAGAGGACCGGGCAAAGGGAGACAAGCAGGCCAAAGTCAAGAAGTCCAAGGACGGCGTGATAGGGAAGGTTAAAGATACTTTTGATGCGGTGAAGAACTCCACCAAGGAGTTTGTGCACCATCACAAAGAGCAGATAACGAAAGCCAAAGAGGCTGTGAAAGAGAATCTGAGGAAGTTCTCAGATTCTGTGAAATCCACCTTCCGCCACTTCAAGGACTCTGCTTCGCGTATGATGGACAAGACTTACCGGCCTCACAATCGGAGGTTTCACGAGAGGAAGGATGCCAAGACTGAGCAGCAGGAGCATCATAGAGATCATGGAAACAAGCACTCAGAGGAGGAACCATGGCAGTCCAGAACCCACAAGCCCCTGCATCATCACCCTCGTAAATCCACTGACGACTCTTTCCAGGCACACCGTAACACCCGGAAGTCAGGGAGTAAAGTTGAGGAGGACCCAGACGCTGAGCAACAACAAAGAGGAGTGCCCAAAGGTTGCTCTGGGGTTTTCGACTGTGCCTACCAAGAATCCATGAGCCTCTTCAACAAAGCCATGGACCCCATAAGAGCAGATGAGTTCAACCAGCTGCTTCACAGCTACCTCCAGCAGGAGGTTGACCACTTCCACCACTGGACTGAGCTGGAGAGCTTTATTAAAAATTTCTTTCACAACGGCGTCTTCATCCACGATCAGATGCTGTTCACAGACTTTGTTAGTGGTGTGGAAGACTACCTGGAGGACATGGATGACTACCATGGCCACAACGATGACGTCTTTGAAGATCTTGACGAGTATGTCTACAGGCACTTCTTTGGAGATACCTACTCAAAACGTTATGGGTCAAG TAGACCCTTTGAGGGGCCAGATACGGATACTAAAGAAGAAAGACTAGCAAAGCACCAGCAGCGCAATCAGAGGGCCCGGCCacaaagagagaggaagtggagcagagcaggacggaacacagacagacacatggctGATGTAAAAATAGAGTTGGGTCCTATGCCCTTTGATCCCAAATATTGA
- the LOC115167217 gene encoding cell cycle progression protein 1 isoform X1, translated as MSESSSDTESSCGWTIISNEGSDIEALGPENGLECGSDLPESAVLGPELLQDQPTSLSAECTEERGESSLDATLKEETLDETLSASEAGGEVAGDEHVTLCSSSDHSDIVTLGDTRETELGPWDEQAVEEEEEEEGAVSEELYLGTSSSSQYTFSAAETARLMMGHWKLPQSLWDLGCHLKGQMSGSRSLSVFPVVADSSSSEDEGGEQVTPVVRRRRVRKSTTSSVADHGEEVQESGHSDREETLEEEQKEVQEEEVQQEPHIAPPPQGHVSGTLNKCILLALIIAISMGFGHFYGKFEGTVWSGWFEGTVQVQERQKIVEKICGVNDLGNSRDLQPQCHKGPNVINKDVVKSLREDLKDKSDMMLSLTGIIDKLTKENQDLRSKQAQLQAQKEDLVMKLKQTGEERVKIESQQNHLMVENQLLKSSLEREEESLSTLQEELRNLRSQIRDLEETGAGADFILSENQRLKDHLEEETQRLRSFLSQREALMAEAQTLRRELDNERRVTDQLREQLSSRNTRAGGEADLETKELQSRLMELQKKLSFEQQRSDLWLRLYVETKEDRAKGDKQAKVKKSKDGVIGKVKDTFDAVKNSTKEFVHHHKEQITKAKEAVKENLRKFSDSVKSTFRHFKDSASRMMDKTYRPHNRRFHERKDAKTEQQEHHRDHGNKHSEEEPWQSRTHKPLHHHPRKSTDDSFQAHRNTRKSGSKVEEDPDAEQQQRGVPKGCSGVFDCAYQESMSLFNKAMDPIRADEFNQLLHSYLQQEVDHFHHWTELESFIKNFFHNGVFIHDQMLFTDFVSGVEDYLEDMDDYHGHNDDVFEDLDEYVYRHFFGDTYSKRYGSSRPFEGPDTDTKEERLAKHQQRNQRARPQRERKWSRAGRNTDRHMADVKIELGPMPFDPKY; from the exons ATGTCAGAGAGCTCAAGTGACACAGAGTCCTCCTGTGGGTGGACTATCATAAGTAATGAA GGTTCAGATATTGAGGCCCTGGGGCCAGAGAACGGCCTGGAATGTGGGTCTGATCTCCCAGAGAGCGCAGTGCTGGGGCCAGAGCTGCTGCAGGAccaacccacctctctctctg CTGAGTGCACTGAGGAGAGGGGTGAGTCATCTCTTGATGCCACTCTGAAAGAAGAAACCTTAGACGAGACATTGTCTGCTTCTGAG GCTGGAGGTGAGGTGGCCGGGGACGAGCATGTGACTCTGTGCTCCTCCAGCGACCACTCTGACATTGTGACTCTGGGGGACACGAGGGAGACTGAGCTCGGGCCTTGGGATGAGCAggcagtggaggaggaggaggaggaggagggagcagtCAGTGAGGAGCTCTACCTGGGCACCTCCTCCAGCAGCCAGTACACCTTCAGCGCAGCAGAGACTG CCAGGCTGATGATGGGCCACTGGAAGCTTCCACAGAGTCTGTGGGACTTGGGCTGTCATCTGAAAGGGCAGATGTCTGGCAGCCGTTCTCTCTCAG TTTTCCCTGTGGTTGCAGACTCCAGCAGCAGtgaggatgagggaggagagcAGGTCACCCCAGTAGTGCGGAGGCGCAGGGTGAGGAAGAGCACCACTAGCTCTGTGGCTGACCATGGAGAGGAGGTGCAGGAGTCTGGCCACAGTGACCGAGAGGAGACTCTagaggaggagcagaaggaggtacaggaggaggaggtgcaGCAGGAACCTCACATTGCTCCCCCACCTCAAGGCCATGTCAGCGGCACCCTTAACAAATGTATCCTACTAGCCCTCATCATCGCCATCAGCATGGGCTTTGGTCACTTCTATG GAAAATTTGAAGGTACAGTATGGAGTGGATGGTTTGAGG GCACAGTACAGGTTCAGGAGAGACAGAAGATTGTGGAGAAGATCTGTGGAGTGAACGACCTTGGTAATTCGAGAGATCTGCAGCCTCAGTGTCATAAAGGACCAAATGTCATCAACAAG GACGTGGTTAAGAGTCTGAGAGAAGACCTAAAGGACAAGAGTGACATGATGCTGTCTCTCACAGGGATTATCGACAAGCTTACTAAAGAGAACCAGGATCTCAGATCCAAACAGGCCCAGCTACAG GCCCAGAAAGAAGACTTGGTCATGAAACTGAAGCAGACTGGTGAAGAGAGGGTTAAGATTGAGTCTCAGCAGAATCACCTGATGGTGGAGAACCAGCTGCTGAAGAGCTCCCTGGAGCGTGAGGAGGAGTCCCTGTCCACCCTTCAGGAGGAGCTGAGGAACCTGCGCTCCCAGATCCGAGACCTGGAGGAGACTGGGGCCGGGGCCGACTTCATACTGTCTGAGAACCAGAGGCTGAAGGACCACCTGGAGGAGGAGACGCAGCGCCTCCGTAGCTTCCTGAGCCAGAGGGAGGCCCTGATGGCTGAGGCCCAGACGCTGAGGAGGGAGCTGGATAATGAGCGGAGGGTGACTGACCAGCTAAGGGAGCAGCTGAGCAGCCGCAACACCAGGGCCGGAGGAGAGGCCGACCTGGAGACAAAGGAGCTGCAGTCACGGCTCATGGAGTTGCAGAAGAAGCTGAGCTTTGAGCAGCAGCGCTCCGACCTTTGGTTGAGGCTCTATGTGGAAACCAAAGAGGACCGGGCAAAGGGAGACAAGCAGGCCAAAGTCAAGAAGTCCAAGGACGGCGTGATAGGGAAGGTTAAAGATACTTTTGATGCGGTGAAGAACTCCACCAAGGAGTTTGTGCACCATCACAAAGAGCAGATAACGAAAGCCAAAGAGGCTGTGAAAGAGAATCTGAGGAAGTTCTCAGATTCTGTGAAATCCACCTTCCGCCACTTCAAGGACTCTGCTTCGCGTATGATGGACAAGACTTACCGGCCTCACAATCGGAGGTTTCACGAGAGGAAGGATGCCAAGACTGAGCAGCAGGAGCATCATAGAGATCATGGAAACAAGCACTCAGAGGAGGAACCATGGCAGTCCAGAACCCACAAGCCCCTGCATCATCACCCTCGTAAATCCACTGACGACTCTTTCCAGGCACACCGTAACACCCGGAAGTCAGGGAGTAAAGTTGAGGAGGACCCAGACGCTGAGCAACAACAAAGAGGAGTGCCCAAAGGTTGCTCTGGGGTTTTCGACTGTGCCTACCAAGAATCCATGAGCCTCTTCAACAAAGCCATGGACCCCATAAGAGCAGATGAGTTCAACCAGCTGCTTCACAGCTACCTCCAGCAGGAGGTTGACCACTTCCACCACTGGACTGAGCTGGAGAGCTTTATTAAAAATTTCTTTCACAACGGCGTCTTCATCCACGATCAGATGCTGTTCACAGACTTTGTTAGTGGTGTGGAAGACTACCTGGAGGACATGGATGACTACCATGGCCACAACGATGACGTCTTTGAAGATCTTGACGAGTATGTCTACAGGCACTTCTTTGGAGATACCTACTCAAAACGTTATGGGTCAAG TAGACCCTTTGAGGGGCCAGATACGGATACTAAAGAAGAAAGACTAGCAAAGCACCAGCAGCGCAATCAGAGGGCCCGGCCacaaagagagaggaagtggagcagagcaggacggaacacagacagacacatggctGATGTAAAAATAGAGTTGGGTCCTATGCCCTTTGATCCCAAATATTGA
- the LOC115167217 gene encoding cell cycle progression protein 1 isoform X5, whose protein sequence is MSESSSDTESSCGWTIISNEGSDIEALGPENGLECGSDLPESAVLGPELLQDQPTSLSAECTEERGESSLDATLKEETLDETLSASEAGGEVAGDEHVTLCSSSDHSDIVTLGDTRETELGPWDEQAVEEEEEEEGAVSEELYLGTSSSSQYTFSAAETARLMMGHWKLPQSLWDLGCHLKGQMSGSRSLSVFPVVADSSSSEDEGGEQVTPVVRRRRVRKSTTSSVADHGEEVQESGHSDREETLEEEQKEVQEEEVQQEPHIAPPPQGHVSGTLNKCILLALIIAISMGFGHFYGKFEGTVWSGWFEGTVQVQERQKIVEKICGVNDLGNSRDLQPQCHKGPNVINKAQKEDLVMKLKQTGEERVKIESQQNHLMVENQLLKSSLEREEESLSTLQEELRNLRSQIRDLEETGAGADFILSENQRLKDHLEEETQRLRSFLSQREALMAEAQTLRRELDNERRVTDQLREQLSSRNTRAGGEADLETKELQSRLMELQKKLSFEQQRSDLWLRLYVETKEDRAKGDKQAKVKKSKDGVIGKVKDTFDAVKNSTKEFVHHHKEQITKAKEAVKENLRKFSDSVKSTFRHFKDSASRMMDKTYRPHNRRFHERKDAKTEQQEHHRDHGNKHSEEEPWQSRTHKPLHHHPRKSTDDSFQAHRNTRKSGSKVEEDPDAEQQQRGVPKGCSGVFDCAYQESMSLFNKAMDPIRADEFNQLLHSYLQQEVDHFHHWTELESFIKNFFHNGVFIHDQMLFTDFVSGVEDYLEDMDDYHGHNDDVFEDLDEYVYRHFFGDTYSKRYGSSRPFEGPDTDTKEERLAKHQQRNQRARPQRERKWSRAGRNTDRHMADVKIELGPMPFDPKY, encoded by the exons ATGTCAGAGAGCTCAAGTGACACAGAGTCCTCCTGTGGGTGGACTATCATAAGTAATGAA GGTTCAGATATTGAGGCCCTGGGGCCAGAGAACGGCCTGGAATGTGGGTCTGATCTCCCAGAGAGCGCAGTGCTGGGGCCAGAGCTGCTGCAGGAccaacccacctctctctctg CTGAGTGCACTGAGGAGAGGGGTGAGTCATCTCTTGATGCCACTCTGAAAGAAGAAACCTTAGACGAGACATTGTCTGCTTCTGAG GCTGGAGGTGAGGTGGCCGGGGACGAGCATGTGACTCTGTGCTCCTCCAGCGACCACTCTGACATTGTGACTCTGGGGGACACGAGGGAGACTGAGCTCGGGCCTTGGGATGAGCAggcagtggaggaggaggaggaggaggagggagcagtCAGTGAGGAGCTCTACCTGGGCACCTCCTCCAGCAGCCAGTACACCTTCAGCGCAGCAGAGACTG CCAGGCTGATGATGGGCCACTGGAAGCTTCCACAGAGTCTGTGGGACTTGGGCTGTCATCTGAAAGGGCAGATGTCTGGCAGCCGTTCTCTCTCAG TTTTCCCTGTGGTTGCAGACTCCAGCAGCAGtgaggatgagggaggagagcAGGTCACCCCAGTAGTGCGGAGGCGCAGGGTGAGGAAGAGCACCACTAGCTCTGTGGCTGACCATGGAGAGGAGGTGCAGGAGTCTGGCCACAGTGACCGAGAGGAGACTCTagaggaggagcagaaggaggtacaggaggaggaggtgcaGCAGGAACCTCACATTGCTCCCCCACCTCAAGGCCATGTCAGCGGCACCCTTAACAAATGTATCCTACTAGCCCTCATCATCGCCATCAGCATGGGCTTTGGTCACTTCTATG GAAAATTTGAAGGTACAGTATGGAGTGGATGGTTTGAGG GCACAGTACAGGTTCAGGAGAGACAGAAGATTGTGGAGAAGATCTGTGGAGTGAACGACCTTGGTAATTCGAGAGATCTGCAGCCTCAGTGTCATAAAGGACCAAATGTCATCAACAAG GCCCAGAAAGAAGACTTGGTCATGAAACTGAAGCAGACTGGTGAAGAGAGGGTTAAGATTGAGTCTCAGCAGAATCACCTGATGGTGGAGAACCAGCTGCTGAAGAGCTCCCTGGAGCGTGAGGAGGAGTCCCTGTCCACCCTTCAGGAGGAGCTGAGGAACCTGCGCTCCCAGATCCGAGACCTGGAGGAGACTGGGGCCGGGGCCGACTTCATACTGTCTGAGAACCAGAGGCTGAAGGACCACCTGGAGGAGGAGACGCAGCGCCTCCGTAGCTTCCTGAGCCAGAGGGAGGCCCTGATGGCTGAGGCCCAGACGCTGAGGAGGGAGCTGGATAATGAGCGGAGGGTGACTGACCAGCTAAGGGAGCAGCTGAGCAGCCGCAACACCAGGGCCGGAGGAGAGGCCGACCTGGAGACAAAGGAGCTGCAGTCACGGCTCATGGAGTTGCAGAAGAAGCTGAGCTTTGAGCAGCAGCGCTCCGACCTTTGGTTGAGGCTCTATGTGGAAACCAAAGAGGACCGGGCAAAGGGAGACAAGCAGGCCAAAGTCAAGAAGTCCAAGGACGGCGTGATAGGGAAGGTTAAAGATACTTTTGATGCGGTGAAGAACTCCACCAAGGAGTTTGTGCACCATCACAAAGAGCAGATAACGAAAGCCAAAGAGGCTGTGAAAGAGAATCTGAGGAAGTTCTCAGATTCTGTGAAATCCACCTTCCGCCACTTCAAGGACTCTGCTTCGCGTATGATGGACAAGACTTACCGGCCTCACAATCGGAGGTTTCACGAGAGGAAGGATGCCAAGACTGAGCAGCAGGAGCATCATAGAGATCATGGAAACAAGCACTCAGAGGAGGAACCATGGCAGTCCAGAACCCACAAGCCCCTGCATCATCACCCTCGTAAATCCACTGACGACTCTTTCCAGGCACACCGTAACACCCGGAAGTCAGGGAGTAAAGTTGAGGAGGACCCAGACGCTGAGCAACAACAAAGAGGAGTGCCCAAAGGTTGCTCTGGGGTTTTCGACTGTGCCTACCAAGAATCCATGAGCCTCTTCAACAAAGCCATGGACCCCATAAGAGCAGATGAGTTCAACCAGCTGCTTCACAGCTACCTCCAGCAGGAGGTTGACCACTTCCACCACTGGACTGAGCTGGAGAGCTTTATTAAAAATTTCTTTCACAACGGCGTCTTCATCCACGATCAGATGCTGTTCACAGACTTTGTTAGTGGTGTGGAAGACTACCTGGAGGACATGGATGACTACCATGGCCACAACGATGACGTCTTTGAAGATCTTGACGAGTATGTCTACAGGCACTTCTTTGGAGATACCTACTCAAAACGTTATGGGTCAAG TAGACCCTTTGAGGGGCCAGATACGGATACTAAAGAAGAAAGACTAGCAAAGCACCAGCAGCGCAATCAGAGGGCCCGGCCacaaagagagaggaagtggagcagagcaggacggaacacagacagacacatggctGATGTAAAAATAGAGTTGGGTCCTATGCCCTTTGATCCCAAATATTGA